The genomic DNA ACATTTGCAGTTAATATAACTAGAAACTGCGATTGCGAGGGGCATAAAATGAAACCGTTTTTAAAAGATTTGGGAATATTTGCCTCAACTGACCCCGTATCTATCGATATGGCATGTTTAGATAAACTATCCGAAAGAGAAAAAAGAAAGATCTTCACTAGAGGGCGATACATCTTAGACTACTGTCAAGAAATAGGTTTAGGTGAAAAAGACTACAATCTAATCGAAATAAATTGATAGAGCTATAATGAAAATCTATTACCACTTTGATGCAGGAACTCCGCCTTTTCCCCAATTTGCTTTAGGTATTTCAGTAATTAAAATCTCAACTGCGTCGAGAGGTGCCCCAGTAACCTCACTGACGCATTTTGACACTTCTTTAATCAATCTTTCTTTTTTAATTTCGTCAGTATTTTCTTTCCATAAATATATCTCTACTAAAGGAATAATATCACCAATAGCTTAAGGATATTAATTCTTAAAAAGTTTTTTATTTGGTCTTTACTTTAGGGATATCTCTTTTCTATATGCCATTCCTTGAAATGTCGCGATTAATTGATTTTGCTCATTTGACACATGAATAGAGTATGTTGCAATTTTTGGATTAATAGATATTTCATTTGCCTCTGCAAATAATATCCCTTCAGATGCTGCTTTCAAAAAAGAGATGCTCACATTTAAGGCAACGGCAATATTCCCATGAGTATTTGCTGCAACTGCAAATGTATAGTCTGCAAGAGTAAAAATTGCACCTCCGTGTACTGTATTAACTGAATTAAGATGGATCTCAGAAATTCTCATTTTTGCCTTTGCATGGCCTTTTGATACGTCTACTAATTCTATACCCAGTAGCTTTGCAAATTTGTCATTTTCTGAAAAATTTTTAATAAAATCCATATGCTCCCCAAAATGATTTGATTTTTTGATTTTTATTATTAATTGAATAGATTTATATAATTATACGGAACGAGAAAAAAGGAGGTATTTTATGAAAAAGATATGTATCGTAGGCATATTGATCCTTATTAGTATTTCACTTTGTGCTTGTGTTGGTCAAGGAAGTACAAAAGAAAAATGTGGGGAATGTCCACAATTTGCTCCGCCACCACCTGGGTGGTGTGAAGATGGGATAATTATACCTGGACTAAAAGATGAATGCGGTTGCCAGATGCCTCCCAAATGTGAGAAAAAACTGGAAGAGAAATGAGAATTCCCTTAAGTTTTCCAGCAGTTATCTATTCAAACAGCCAAGAATATAATCAAGATGAATTTGAAAGCAAATGATTTTTCTGGCATGGATATGTGCCTAGGGTAAAACAAATACTATCTGAAGCTTACAAAAATAGTTTTTAAAGGATAATATTTCTTATTCAAATTTATTCTTTTTTTACTTTAACTTCGTAATGCCCAGGTACATTATCTTTTTCTTCTGTTAAATCTATATCTAAAACAATGTATCTTTCTATTGTGCCATTTTCAAAATTTTTTTCAATTATATTTCCATTGTTTACAACTACGGTAGTGTCTGCTATTAATATAATATCTTTTCCAATCGAAGCGTCCAAAAATAAAGTTTTGTTTTCATCTTTTTTAACTAACTTTATGGGGCCCCATGGATTTTCATTAAGCATAGACTTTAATTTTTCCTGTTTTTTAGATTCTAACTCATCTTCAACAACTTTAATTGCATGAGGATAAAGACTTTGAATCCAAAAATCAAAAACACCATTGTAGCTAGACGGTAATGAAATAGATTTAAAAAAATGATTATCCCTTAAGTATACATAGGCATCATTTATTCTTTCAGCATCCCAGTCTTGAAACTCTTGAACAACATTTTTAGGGCCTATGCCATCTTTCTTTTCTTGAACTAGTTCTTTATATAGATAAAGAAGCAATTTATTGTAATCTTCCTTACTGGTCATGATAACAACTTGTATTATATTATGGGCTTAAATAAGTAACTATTAGGATTCTTATCTAAAGGCCCAATATTAGATAATAATATATAGATAAAAATATTAATGATACTGGGCAATATTTTGGAGAAAGATAATTATGGAGAATAGAACAATATTAATTGCTGCAATATTCTTGATTTCTCTATTTTTAATTGGATGTGCAACTGAAGCTCCACCAAATTTTGAGGGAACAGCATGGAAATTAGATACATATCTAAGCAATGTAGACCATCTTGTAAGCCCAATTTCAAGCACCAAATTAACACTAGAATTTAAAGATGGGAGGATATCTGGATCTTCTGGCTGCAATAGCTTTTTTGCTAATTACGATGTTGAAGGTAAATCCATGTCATTTGGGCTAATGGGTGCAACAAAGATGTTCTGTTCTAATCCTGGTGTAATGGAACAAGAACAAACTTACTTATCAAGACTGGAATCTATTAAATCTTACAAGTTAGAAGGAAACAAATTAAGTCTTATTGATGGCAACGGTAAAACAGTTCTTGTGTATTCAAAAAATTAAATTTATTTTTTTTAAAATAAAATAAATTAAAATAGTTTAGGCAATACATTTTGATGCGAAATGGAATCCCATGTCGACAGTTTTTGTATCACAACTGCCATCTAAAGTAGTTGACCATCCATTTTGTAGGCCTAATGTTTCTGAAGCTTCAGAGCCAGCGTTAACTGATGGGCTGTTTTTTGGTAGGAAATAGTCTATTTTTTCCCCATTAATCCAGTCGTTCCAAGTATAAGTTCCACTTGTAAATTTAGGATCTTTTGAAATGCATCCTACTCCTTGCGTCACACTCAAATAGTCATTTTTATTGTTCCAGCTATTAGAATATGTTACAGATATTCCACTTTCCCCTTGAATGCCTGCAATACCGTTTTCAGTTGCAATGGCGTTAATAATTTTTCCAGTTCCTTTGGATTTGATTCCGCTGCCAAAGTTATTTGATGAAGTACAGTTAATTACAGAGGATCTAGAATCGACAGATATCCCATCGTTTGATTTTGATCCTGCTGAAAGGCAATTTGTGACTTTAGCATATGTTCCTACCCTGATATTGTTTCCATTATTATTGACAGAAACAACATTTTTAATTTCTGCGTTTCTATCGGTTTTGATACCGTCGAGCCCATTGTTTTCTATATAACAGTAGTCAACTACTATGTTAAGATCTCCGTAAATTCCATATCCGCCATTATCTGTTATAATACAATTGGACACTTGAGAATTGCTTCCCAAAGATATAGCATCTTTAGCAGAATTTTTTATTGTAAGATTTTTTATAGTAATATTGCCCTTAGTAGTAGTAAAACAGTTTTCAGTGTTACCCTCTGCATCAATAATTGTCTTAAATGGATCGTCACCGACTATTTTTATACCTTCAAAAGGTATCGTGATGGTTCTCGTGACTTGATACGTACCCGCGTGAACACGAATTGTGTCGCCGGCTTTAGAGTTCAATATGGTATTCATTAAATTATTTCCATTCACTATGACATCTGTCCCTGCATAAACATCTAAACGTGATGCCAAAGCAGGGGCGATTGCAACAAATGTTGCTGCAATTAAAATGCCTAACATTATTACGCTAATTGCTTTTTTCATAAAATCACCATTTTAGGCACCTTGACTCTATAGTTTCAGATATAAGGGTATTCGAATTAAGAAATATGATCGATATTAAGGAATATAATAAAATAAAATAATATAAGTATAATTAATACATTAAATAAATGAAAAAGAAGAAAATATATTATTGACGATAGGATAATCGGCTATTGGTAACAGAAAATTATTAACTAAATAAAGAATATTTTTAGATTCCATGTTTGTTCAACTGCAGGATATACAGTATAATTGCAAATAAGACAATTAACAATAGAAACCTTATGTTTTGAAATTTATTATAATCGGGCGAAGTTTCCTCTACCTCTTTTGAAGGCAACAACTTAGGCAATTTGATATAATCGTCTTTTGAATTATTAGATTTAT from Methanofastidiosum sp. includes the following:
- a CDS encoding 2-hydroxymuconate tautomerase family protein; translation: MPLVEIYLWKENTDEIKKERLIKEVSKCVSEVTGAPLDAVEILITEIPKANWGKGGVPASKW
- a CDS encoding PaaI family thioesterase produces the protein MDFIKNFSENDKFAKLLGIELVDVSKGHAKAKMRISEIHLNSVNTVHGGAIFTLADYTFAVAANTHGNIAVALNVSISFLKAASEGILFAEANEISINPKIATYSIHVSNEQNQLIATFQGMAYRKEISLK
- a CDS encoding META domain-containing protein, which produces MENRTILIAAIFLISLFLIGCATEAPPNFEGTAWKLDTYLSNVDHLVSPISSTKLTLEFKDGRISGSSGCNSFFANYDVEGKSMSFGLMGATKMFCSNPGVMEQEQTYLSRLESIKSYKLEGNKLSLIDGNGKTVLVYSKN